Genomic segment of Leopardus geoffroyi isolate Oge1 chromosome B2, O.geoffroyi_Oge1_pat1.0, whole genome shotgun sequence:
TGCCAGGGCAGTGCATGCCACGTACAGTGACCTCTGAAGAACCCCAAAATATCGAGACATCCACGCCTTCACTGTCTCAGTTGCCATGAGGCTGTGCTGCCCCACAAATAGTATCAGGAGACCCAGATCCCAAGCCAGGGGGGCAAGGATGCTGCAGTCCTGCAGAGCAGCCAGCCATCCTTGGCGGGCATCTAGGGGGAGTTCAAGAAGGGGACAAAAGATCAAGAAAGTTTCAGGAAACACCCCCTACCCTAATCTCCTCTTGGGGGTCCCAGGCCATGTCCTTTAATGCTTTCAAGAGCCTTAATGCTTCCTCTCCTGGTTTTTCCCATATTGCTTTTccattctctgccctttcccttttccccaggCCTCCttcagagtggggaggaggattCCTTCAATCACAAAAGGCTTGGCTGGAGAGGCCACCATTGGACTGATCCTCGTGTTTTCGGTACTCCAAATGTGCCCTCTTTTTAACACTCCCCTCTCCATAGTCCTCTCTACAAAAgcactttcctttcctctgcttcttatCGCCTTTTCCCTCCCCACTCAGTCCTAACTCTTCCGCCTCTCCAAACCGCTAATCCCTGAGTTCCTAATTTAGCCCTCCGGTCAGCCCAGAAGCTTCTCGGGCTTTCAAGGTTCTAGTTCCCTCTCCCGGACTTCCCCTGTCATTTGTCTCGAAGCCCCGCCCTCCCTCGCTCTCGTCCGGCTCCACCTCCAGCCACAGAGCTCATCCTCGATCCCTTCCGCTCACCCGGACCCCCAGGCTCCGGGAGCCCTCCAAGAAGTGGCCGAAGAGAGGTAAAGCGCACGAACTCCACTCCGGTGCCAAAAGCCAGGATGAAAGAGGCGAGGGCAGCAGGGACCAGGAGCAGAGTTGGGGCCATGGCGACACTCGGAGGGGTTGGGAAAAGGGCGGGTATGGGATTCCCGCggccgcaggccccgcccccgcccccacctccagcctggGGTCCTGCCCAGGAAGGCGTGGCTCCTTCGCGCCGCTGCCTCGGCGTGCGTTCTCCGCGCGCTTTTTTTTCACACTGTCCCTAGGGCGGGTCCCGGCGCCTTGACTGAGCCTACGGTCGCCGCGTCATAGAAGGGAATGTTAGAATTCTGAGTGACAAGTGGAAACGTAGCTGCTCTGCAGCCACTCGTGTGGGTTGAGTCGCAGCTCGGCTAGTTGTCTCATCTAAAATGAAGACCGTTCGTTTCTTTCAGGGTTCTTGTAGAAAACGAGAATTATAAACCCCCTTTTCTGTAACCTTAGCCACTAAACATAGCCAAAGTCAGAGGTTACAAAGCGTCGGTTAACGCTTCAAATAGGAAACGGTGAGAGAACGGAAGACTGTTGACCGAGGCTGAAAACCCAAAGGTCTGAATCACCTATTACATCTTGTTAAAAAGTTAGTGACCATTTTACCATAaagtaaattaatgtttattctgtaACTTATTCTCTCCACTTGCCAAGGACAGAGAATTTCTCTGTAACACTTAGATTATTTCTAATAATGCCAAAGGCTGTTGATCTATAATCATGAGAATAACAATGTTAAATATTTGTGATAGAAAATTTTGTGTTGTAAACTTTGTAGTAGGTTAATTTTACCCAAGCTTGTGATAATTATGACTTTACTCTGCAAGCTCATAAGCCTGACCACCATCCACGAGTCAGAAACCGCTAAGATCTTTTGTCTGAATTTTTTCCTCCAGACCTGTTTGTAATACCTACAGAATAACATAtttgaaaagcaaagtaaaaataagGTTTCCTCCATCTGAATTAAACATCATGTTGCTAAGGACCTAGTCACAGTACCTATGACCATAGCAGGGACCTTAGAACATCATGTAGCGAAATCCTTCAGCTTACAGACAtaagaacataaagaaaatttaCCAAGATGAGAACTAAGTTGCTGCTAGTCCTGTGGGCTCATGGATGAGAAAATTGCCAGGCAGCATCCCACAGCCTTTACTTTCCTTCTGTTGGAGGATCAGTACTCCCACCCTCCTCTGAATCAGTGCTGTTGTAAACTATACCAGTCTTATGTTTTCCCTCCAGATGCACCCTTCACCCTGCTTGTTCGAGGTTGTCCCAAATGGACTAAATCAATGAAAATCACAGCTTTTATTGAGGAAGCCCTCTCTGCATAACTGCTCTCTCCTCTCAACCTTTTGGACTTAGAGCTTAGAGGTGGTCACAATAGAGCTGTGAGTACTAGGGTACTGTAACATTATGATTTCTCTACACTCTCCCAACTTCCTTGTCATTTTCACTGTATTAAACTCTCTCCAATTATCCTAATTTGACTGTGCTGTTATTTCCTGCTAGGACCCTGATAGAAATACATTATTTGTACTACTATAGTATTCATTGGAAGTGTAAGAAAAGATCTCTATTCTCCAGAAGTTAAAACTGGGGCACTTCAATGTCACTAAATCAAGGTGCAGATGAGTGCTAAAATGGGGGTATAGAGACAGCTAGTACTGTAAGGCGTCCCATGAACCTCAAGGCCATAGACAGTTTCACACAGTACAAGATTCTGAGTGTGCAAGGGGACtaatatttatttgggtcctactgtgctgacagctcagagcctggagcctgcttcagattctgtctccctctctctgcccttcccccccttgcgcgtgtgtgctctctctctctcaaaaataaataaacattaaaaaagacatgtttatatgtttaaaagtCAGCAGTATGTGGcaaagctcatgctctttctaCTACACCAAAGTTTTACAAACTTAAGTATAATTTACTTGCAGAAAAGCCACTAACTAATCACCCATCTTTGTTATTaaagtgaaattcacataacataaaaacaactattttaaaGAGAACAATCCAGTGACATTTAATACAATTCATAATGTGTGCAATCACCatctctatctagttccaaagcatttttatcatcccaaaataaaaccctatacccattaagcagtcactccccgTTTCCCCCTTCTCCCAGCTGCTGACAACCACTACTCtactctgtctctatgaatttacctATTCCAAGTATTTCATGTAGGTGGAATCATCCCAGGTgactttgtgtctggcttctttcacttagtataatgctttTGAGGTTCATTCTCAAAACATTGTAGCAAGAATCGATACTTCatctccttttatggctgaataatattctgttgtgtggatatgccacatttgtttattcacctgttaatgaacatttttcttttcaccttttggctCTAATGAAGTATAGAtatgaacatctgtgtacaagTATTTGTTTCAACATGTGTTTTAAGTCTTTTGGGTGCACACCtactagtggaattactgggtcttTTGGTAATTCTATGtctaattttttagaaattgtcAGATTGTTTACCACAGCAGCtgaaccattttatattcccaccagcaatacgtgataagggttccaatttctccacatcactGAAATCAAccaacttttaaactttaaatttaaggggcacctggatggctcaattggtggaacatgcaactcttgatcttggggttgtgagttcaagccccacagtgggtgtagagcttactttaaagacaaaaataaacaaatacataaataagatataagattataaataaataatacataaatttaagatgtttaaaaaaacctGCACTACACCATAAGGCACagagtgaatatttatttatcacaGAAATTAAACCTAAGctctaattttataaatactgGAAAAGCAGGCCAGAAAAGTGCAAAGATCTGCTCAAAGTCAAAACTAAAGAACACTTCTAACAAGAtggggtgaggagagaggaaaatattttagtagCATTCCATACCTCCAACCTCAAATTTACTCACTCCAAGCATCCCTTCAAGTTCTTGACACTAAAATTGTTTCTACTCTCTTTCAGAGGATGAATAAGAATCCCAgtcaaagagggagagagatggctTCCAAACAGGAGGCAGGACACCATGTGTGCCACACAGCAGTAAGTACATCAGTCCTGCTAAGGGCAGCCACTTATGATATCTGAGAATGGGATTACCCAACTCTAAGTGGCCATTTGAGAAATCTGTGTCTCATCAGGTGACCCAGCTGCCTCCCACTCGTGTCTCAATCTAAACACTGAGTGACCACTGACATGCTCCAACTCCTGGGCTGTAGTGTCTTTGTGGAGATGGTAAATAGACCTGAATAGCTTATAGGAGGCCCCTCCCTTCTCAAAGATGGGAGgggtctctgcctcagtttccccttctagACAGCAGAGGGCTCTGGCTGTCCCCCACTGATATCATTATGGAACCCCAGCTGGGGTCCCTATTCAGTGCTGACTCCCCCCTCCTAGCAGCTGCTCTTCCAAACAcacccctcctcctgctgccccaGCCCTTGACACTGGCTGGCCTTCCCTCCCACACACAGGCCATGAGATGGGctcctgagaccctcccccagcaaaGGGCTGCCTGCAGCtcattctggagagagagagcaggcaaaaacTTGGACTGGCAGATAGAGGCCTGGGGAGTCagagtgcctcagtttcctcctcaatAGCAACTGAGTATTTGTAGTATCTGAAAGCAGGCTTGATACTTGATGGCACAAATGTAGACTTCATCTCCTTTCCCACTTCCTGCAGGAAGCAGGATGGGGGCAGGTAGCACCTGGTAGGCAGGATGgtttgcccctccctcctccatcccttCTGGAAGTTTTGGGGCCTTAGTGCCTGCAACAGCCAGCCTTGGGCAAATAAAAGACTAggttgtttacttaaaaaaaaaaaaaaaaaaagaaacagaaaaaaaaaaaactggctaaAATCTCATCTTTTTGTTTATCCATAAGCCTTTTTAGCCCCACCCATGTTCCAAGACAAATCAGGTCAGTATACCCCAATTCTTTCTAAAGCCCTAGGTTCTTTCTTCCAAATCTTTTCTAACACTTTATTTACTGGTCTGGGAGGGAAAACAGTAAGTACTGTGGTGATGTTTTCACGAGGATGACATTTCCAAAGTGGAGAGGATGAAGGCCTCTGGCTTGGCTTCCTGCTTCAGCACTCCTGTCAGCAGGAACTCAGGTGAGAGAATGGGCAGCCCAACCCGAAATGGAATAGAGCATCGAGAGAAGTCCTGGGAGCATGTAATCACAACTCTCTGAGGctgggaaagacagagagcaaagaCAAAGTCATGGGTGAAAAACAATCCTAGAAATAGGTTTGGAGTCCACAAATCAGTTTCAGCATTGCTACAATATACCTCCTGATAGGAAGCACACTTGCTGGAAGTACTCTTCCCAGAAAAACTGAACCTGAATTTATTCgagcttttaaaattaactaCAATTTACAAGGAATGTAAGAGATGGAAGAACAAGATAAATTACACAGCAAAGGAGCAAACAGAAAAACCCAGATTGGAACATTCTAAAGAACAACTGACATAGTTTCTGCAGGAAGTCAATGGAATAAGAAAGGctgggtgggttggggggggatCTTCTAGAGTAAAACAGAATTAAGAGACATGCAAttgtgaggggagcctgggtggctcagtcatttaagcaacttatttcagctcaagtcatgatctcaggggtgaTGAcatggagccctgagttggggctctgtgctgtcagggcagggcgtgcttgggatcctctctctctgccccttcctgctcacatgtgcaagcatactctctctcaaaaataaacaggggtagtggctcagttggttaagcctccaactttggctcaggtcatgatctcacagtttgtgggtttgagccccgcctcaggctctgtgttgacagctgagagcctggagccagcttcagattctgtctctttctgcacctaccctgcttgcactgtgtctctctctctcaaaagtaaataaacattcggggtgcctgggtggctcagtcggttaagcgtctgacttcggctcaggtcatgatctcacagtttgtgagttcgagccccacatcgggctctgtgctgacagcttggagcctggagcctgcttagattctgtgtctccctctctctctctgaccctcccccctttcatgctctctgtctcaaaaataaataaaaattaaaaaaaaaaaaaagtaaataaacattaaaaaagtttttttaaataaccattaaaaaaaaaggagattgcAATTGTGGCAATACTTGGACCTCATCTGAATCTTGACTTGAATTATAAAGACACATTTTTGGCCAATTGGAAAAATCTGACTAATGGACTCTGAGAAAATGACAAGAAactattgttaattttgttatggATCAATAATGGCATTGTGATTATGTAAACAAACATACATCATTTCTTACAGAAGTATACTTTATGTAGGGGGAAATAATATGATGCTTGTAGTTTCCTTTAAGATACTtcagcaaaggggcgcctgggtggctcagtcagtaaagcatctgactcttggtttcagcccatgacatgatctcatggtttgtgagtctgagccccgcatcaggctctgcgcagagcctgcttgggatgatctgtctcccctctctttctgcccctaccttgctcatactctttcaaaataaataaactttacaaaactttttttttaagtacttcagcaaagaaaaaaaaagggataaatgCAGACGATATAGCAAAATCTAAGCTACCTTGTTAAATCTGAGTGACTGATATATGCAGGTTCATTGATATATGgaagttctctctccctttgtgtatatttaaaatattaaaaatgcaaaataaaaatccatttggaATCAGCAAACCTCTCCTACATTCCTATCCCTTTATATACCACAGAGCTTACCCCCACCCTCTCACTACTCTGTGTTTCTATCCATACCAGTATTCTCCAAACTTTTCCCATTCCAGCCACCTCTTTAACTGCCACCTCAC
This window contains:
- the NRM gene encoding nurim isoform X2; translated protein: MAPTLLLVPAALASFILAFGTGVEFVRFTSLRPLLGGLPEPGGPDARQGWLAALQDCSILAPLAWDLGLLILFVGQHSLMATETVKAWMSRYFGVLQRSLYVACTALALQVYYHVLGLGEPLALKSPRALRLFSHLRHPVCVELLTVLWVVPTLGTDRLLLALLLTLYLGLAHGLDQQDLRYLRVQLQRKLNLLSRPQEGEAE